One segment of Lentibacillus cibarius DNA contains the following:
- a CDS encoding IS1380 family transposase, producing the protein MATLPQITLDFNRQIKLSHDGGDLSSDTGEFLFREFDETIGFTRTLAKYLVLNDERHYHIHANQDLLRQKIYQIIAGYDGDDAADQLTNDPVLTQIIGTKALASQPSLSRFLERFDANSIDQLNQANQDLLDRVHRYRASDALILDLDSTHADTYGNQEAANYNTHYGTVGFHPLVAFDGITGDFVKADLRPGSVYTSNGVVDFIEPVIQHYNNVFPTTTPFLRGDSGFAVPALYELCERESVFYVIRLKANPALKRIAAELHPNTTPADATQTECYYETIHYQAGSWSQPRKVVIQSIRPAGELLFTHGFFVTNLGDTFSPETIVQSYKQRGTMENYIKEAKNGFYMDRMSSHDFQVNQVRMMLSLLAYNLTNWLRTLCFPDGHQNMQIQTIRTKLIKVASKLVRSGRSFYFKLASSFVYPKLFWQVLQRIQAMKPT; encoded by the coding sequence TTGGCTACTTTACCGCAAATAACGCTTGATTTCAACCGTCAAATTAAATTGTCGCATGATGGGGGTGACCTGTCATCGGATACCGGTGAATTCCTGTTTCGGGAATTTGACGAAACTATTGGTTTCACCCGGACATTGGCGAAATATCTGGTGCTGAACGACGAAAGACACTACCATATTCATGCCAATCAGGACTTATTGCGTCAAAAAATCTACCAGATCATTGCCGGATACGATGGCGATGATGCCGCCGATCAACTGACAAATGATCCTGTCCTGACACAAATTATTGGGACGAAAGCTCTGGCTTCTCAGCCTAGTCTGTCACGCTTTCTTGAACGATTTGATGCCAACTCGATTGATCAACTGAATCAGGCCAATCAGGACCTGTTGGACAGGGTGCACCGATACAGGGCGTCCGATGCCCTGATCCTGGACTTGGATTCCACCCACGCTGATACCTACGGTAATCAGGAAGCAGCGAATTACAACACCCATTATGGAACCGTTGGGTTCCATCCTTTGGTGGCTTTTGACGGGATCACAGGTGACTTTGTGAAAGCAGATCTACGTCCGGGCAGTGTCTATACGTCCAATGGGGTGGTTGATTTTATCGAACCTGTTATACAGCACTATAATAACGTGTTTCCGACAACCACACCGTTCCTGCGCGGTGACAGCGGTTTTGCCGTTCCAGCCCTGTATGAGCTGTGTGAACGTGAATCCGTGTTTTACGTGATTCGTTTGAAAGCCAACCCTGCTTTGAAGCGCATTGCAGCCGAACTTCATCCCAATACGACACCAGCCGATGCCACGCAAACCGAGTGCTATTATGAGACCATACACTATCAGGCTGGGTCCTGGTCCCAACCAAGAAAAGTGGTCATCCAATCCATTCGTCCGGCAGGTGAATTGCTTTTCACGCATGGGTTTTTTGTCACGAACTTGGGTGACACATTTTCACCTGAAACGATTGTCCAGTCCTACAAGCAAAGAGGGACAATGGAAAACTATATCAAGGAAGCAAAAAATGGCTTTTATATGGATCGTATGAGCAGTCATGACTTTCAAGTCAACCAGGTTAGAATGATGTTGAGCCTGTTGGCCTATAATTTAACCAATTGGCTGCGCACGCTTTGCTTCCCCGATGGTCACCAGAACATGCAGATCCAGACCATTCGCACAAAGTTGATCAAGGTAGCCAGCAAGCTGGTTCGATCGGGACGATCGTTTTACTTCAAACTGGCTTCCAGCTTTGTCTATCCGAAACTTTTTTGGCAGGTGCTGCAACGAATACAGGCTATGAAGCCGACATAA